A DNA window from bacterium contains the following coding sequences:
- a CDS encoding PorV/PorQ family protein, producing the protein MTVRLNSTLLILSIIVITVSVNVVQAQEPYRQGTTAANFLEIGFGSAGTAMGDAYVSMANDISSVFWNPAGLGFMNRGEAEFNYQPIILDINAIAFAAGMPLENVGSFAINYIQMDYGRNEVTTMEMQDGTGELFNATEFAIGFSFARNLAQWFSFGATAKYISSQIWQTSANAFAIDLGVIIQTEFFSRTGKRGDGMNIGMSISNFGTKMRYMGDKLLNPIDILPDEAGNYQSVPGMFKTEGWELPLLFRVGVSVNPIVTEKSRFSVSLDAVHPNNNSESVNVGGQYKITMPTGWSFFLRGGYKALFMVHSEYGFSFGGGFVMNMMHGKGLKIEYSYRELGILGNIQTYNIGLMF; encoded by the coding sequence ATGACTGTGAGATTAAACAGCACACTCTTGATACTGAGTATTATTGTTATTACAGTATCTGTTAATGTAGTTCAGGCACAGGAACCTTATAGACAGGGTACAACTGCAGCAAATTTTTTGGAAATTGGATTCGGGAGTGCAGGCACTGCAATGGGGGATGCTTATGTCAGCATGGCAAATGATATATCCTCTGTATTCTGGAATCCTGCCGGACTGGGCTTTATGAACAGAGGAGAGGCAGAATTCAATTATCAACCCATAATTTTAGATATAAACGCTATAGCTTTTGCTGCAGGCATGCCCTTAGAAAATGTTGGTTCTTTTGCTATTAATTATATTCAGATGGATTACGGACGCAATGAAGTAACAACGATGGAAATGCAGGACGGCACAGGGGAGTTGTTTAATGCGACAGAATTTGCCATTGGTTTTTCATTTGCCAGAAACCTTGCTCAGTGGTTTTCCTTTGGTGCTACTGCAAAATATATATCATCACAGATTTGGCAGACATCTGCAAATGCTTTTGCCATTGATCTGGGAGTAATTATTCAAACAGAATTTTTTTCCCGTACAGGTAAGAGAGGTGACGGGATGAATATTGGTATGAGTATTTCCAATTTTGGGACAAAAATGCGGTATATGGGAGATAAACTTTTAAATCCTATTGATATACTTCCAGATGAAGCAGGAAATTATCAGAGTGTTCCTGGAATGTTTAAGACAGAAGGATGGGAACTGCCCCTTCTGTTTCGTGTAGGTGTTTCAGTTAATCCCATTGTAACAGAAAAAAGCAGGTTCAGTGTTTCTCTTGATGCAGTTCATCCAAACAACAACAGTGAATCAGTAAATGTGGGGGGACAATATAAGATAACAATGCCTACAGGTTGGTCGTTTTTTCTACGGGGGGGCTATAAGGCTTTATTTATGGTGCATTCAGAGTACGGTTTTTCATTTGGGGGTGGATTTGTTATGAATATGATGCATGGTAAAGGATTAAAAATTGAGTACTCATACAGAGAGCTTGGCATACTGGGAAATATTCAGACATATAATATAGGCCTAATGTTCTAA
- a CDS encoding family 16 glycosylhydrolase, whose product MRYKYIILIVFISTITVYAKNYKGAELRTKQAYLYGRFEVRYKASWGSGQTSTFFTYNDDYPNTPWNEIDIEILGRYDDDVQFNTITNYQTNHLRHQFVNFNPGLDFHTYGIEWTPSYVAWFIDGIEVYRQTGEHISLLKYPQKIMMNIWNPAYSDWVGEFDDRTLPFFAYYDFVSYSSYTPGQGNCGTGNNFILQWTDEFDSFNNSRWQKATHTWNGNNSDFIQENCLFKDGKMILCLTDNYNTGYTDKNPPVVMWAIAADDSVIVRFSEDVTEPSAENLLNYVVPGAQVQSARLLRDQRTVVLRVNGMEKNTTYNLVCLGVKDQMENPNKLQGQNIPITSMPTIQFPFKINVGSNKYNDYKNDQAWDYQKNYGYEDGISHGTTQSVSGTDEDQIYRSWLQGLAAYRIRVPNGVYNIKMLFSENIFENSGLRCFDVYIENVLVIENLDIFKEVGKHAAHIEGINNVSVNDGIIDVHFSAVVNEPVLSGLIIEQVSTGIVEKESGIKEFLLKANYPNPFNNKTVIPIVLNDYGFVSLKIFNLNGRMIYSSGMERRQPGPYEFVWEYNGVSGIYVYRLDFVTKNGLFSYGRKMLYIK is encoded by the coding sequence ATGAGATACAAATATATTATATTAATTGTTTTTATATCAACTATAACAGTTTATGCAAAAAATTACAAAGGTGCCGAGTTACGTACAAAGCAGGCATACCTTTATGGAAGATTCGAAGTAAGATACAAAGCTTCATGGGGAAGCGGGCAGACTTCAACATTTTTTACGTACAATGATGATTACCCAAATACTCCCTGGAATGAGATTGATATTGAAATACTTGGAAGGTATGATGATGATGTTCAGTTTAATACAATTACTAATTACCAAACTAATCATCTTAGGCATCAATTTGTAAATTTTAATCCAGGGTTGGATTTCCATACCTATGGAATTGAATGGACACCTTCATATGTGGCATGGTTTATTGATGGTATTGAAGTATATCGTCAAACAGGAGAACACATATCTTTATTGAAGTATCCTCAAAAAATCATGATGAATATATGGAATCCTGCATATTCGGACTGGGTAGGCGAGTTTGATGATCGTACCTTGCCGTTTTTTGCTTATTATGATTTTGTAAGCTACAGCTCATATACTCCTGGCCAAGGTAATTGTGGTACTGGTAATAATTTTATTCTTCAGTGGACTGATGAATTCGACAGTTTTAACAACAGTAGGTGGCAGAAGGCTACACATACATGGAACGGTAATAATTCGGATTTTATTCAGGAAAACTGCTTGTTTAAAGATGGTAAAATGATATTATGTCTTACAGATAATTATAATACTGGTTATACGGATAAGAATCCTCCTGTAGTAATGTGGGCAATAGCAGCGGATGACAGTGTTATTGTGCGTTTTTCAGAGGATGTAACGGAACCAAGTGCAGAAAATCTTTTAAACTATGTTGTTCCGGGTGCTCAGGTACAGAGTGCTCGGTTGTTAAGGGATCAACGTACTGTTGTATTACGTGTTAACGGTATGGAAAAAAACACTACTTACAATCTTGTATGCCTGGGAGTTAAGGATCAAATGGAAAATCCCAATAAGCTCCAGGGTCAAAATATTCCTATTACCAGTATGCCAACCATTCAGTTCCCTTTTAAAATTAATGTTGGATCTAATAAATATAATGATTACAAAAATGATCAAGCCTGGGACTACCAGAAAAATTATGGTTATGAAGACGGTATTTCACATGGTACGACACAATCAGTATCAGGTACAGATGAGGATCAGATATACCGGAGCTGGCTGCAGGGGTTGGCAGCTTACAGAATTCGGGTGCCTAATGGTGTTTATAATATAAAGATGCTTTTTTCAGAAAACATATTTGAAAATTCGGGCCTTCGATGTTTTGATGTCTATATTGAAAATGTACTGGTCATAGAAAATCTTGATATATTTAAGGAAGTCGGAAAACATGCCGCTCACATAGAAGGAATTAATAATGTTTCTGTTAATGACGGAATTATAGATGTCCATTTTAGTGCAGTCGTAAACGAACCTGTTTTATCGGGTTTAATCATTGAGCAGGTATCAACGGGAATTGTTGAAAAAGAGTCTGGAATAAAAGAATTTTTATTAAAGGCAAATTATCCAAACCCTTTTAACAATAAAACAGTTATTCCAATTGTTTTAAATGATTACGGATTTGTTTCCTTAAAAATATTTAATCTAAACGGCAGAATGATTTATAGCTCCGGTATGGAAAGGCGGCAACCTGGTCCGTATGAATTCGTCTGGGAATATAACGGAGTTTCAGGAATTTATGTATATAGACTTGATTTTGTGACAAAAAATGGTTTATTTTCATATGGTAGAAAGATGCTTTATATTAAGTAG